From Brachionichthys hirsutus isolate HB-005 chromosome 2, CSIRO-AGI_Bhir_v1, whole genome shotgun sequence, one genomic window encodes:
- the si:dkey-93l1.9 gene encoding ninjurin-1, which yields MDRDHRFHGESAALNKLCDIEGQSAPSGKARRLMNLNHYATKKSAAQSMLDVALLMANSSQLKTVLYVGPHYRFYVPLLVLLSLSITLQVMVGLLLVFIVKYDLNDMRKHAKLNRMNNCATVLVFFTVLINIFITALGFEGYAVRSLSSSEPQPASDLNVTGGL from the exons ATGGACAGAGACCACAGGTTTCACGGAGAGAGCGCCGCTCTGAACAAACTCTGCGACATCGAG GGACAGAGCGCCCCCTCTGGAAAAGCACGTCGCCTGATGAACCTCAATCACTATGCCACGAAGAAGAGTGCTGCTCAGAGTATGCTGGACGTGGCTTTGCTGATGGCCAACTCGTCTCAGCTGAAGACCGTCCTTTACGTGGGACCCCATTACCGCTTCTACGTCCCCCTCcttgtccttctgtctctgtccatcACCTTGCAGGTCATggtggggctgctgctggtgtttATCG TGAAGTACGATCTGAACGATATGAGGAAACACGCCAAGTTGAACAGAATGAACAACTGTGCGACCGTCTTGGTCTTCTTCACCGTCCTCATCAACATCTTCATTACAGCCCTGGGATTCGAGGGATATGCCGTCAG GTCCTTATCGTCCTCTGAGCCTCAGCCGGCCTCTGATCTCAACGTGACTGGTGGCCTTTAG
- the las1l gene encoding ribosomal biogenesis protein LAS1L: protein MKKSSEKRRHVVAWANKAEWDQVLEYLYSTEPAQQRFALDRVSAWKGRCADSIPLAVECTADLVRCQVQDRCGPLNGEGLVLLYGGALIRFVNLITERQQGKSARPLRALASNLNIPEWVVNLRHDFTHRKKPTLYWCRKGCQVALEWLLQQYWARQLGGGPHQDWGSQLGGEGDEMEQEEREDELVARQREAEAYKNARDLLIAFEKEQYRALDRQPEGKEAGPWPAPLSDMSWLLGEIKRFSLESSDLLIGALLEDGFLVPTVEQLATLGCGCWGGAAPSEPTLPPAFLHFWLPLLRTLNLPAFIHLLLEKLFGELKLLSGEQNHHRAFYISAWISQVLVCNGIKVEPCMETKAQKKARERDRIFVNRIHLRWQRLLAACLAAPCSGTPHLLRLILSDMEHPLPPETQEKLLRLCRIYTQTAPGVAHAAPGRGQQPVYTLESFLQRHPGSFPADAERSESSQDGLAWAQAENAKLLEGSPWQVCADEVQWRDHPLGKAPGQSDDPSYLMAENYSTMAVSEQPVELEGGASRSPPGAVGPARTAEGRLWSQTDVNKLKSGLRLF, encoded by the coding sequence ATGAAGAAGAGCTCGGAGAAGAGGCGCCATGTGGTGGCGTGGGCCAACAAGGCCGAGTGGGACCAGGTTCTGGAGTACCTCTACTCCACGGAACCGGCGCAGCAGAGGTTCGCGCTGGACCGGGTCTCCGCGTGGAAGGGCAGGTGCGCCGACAGCATTCCTCTGGCCGTGGAGTGCACAGCGGACCTGGTCCGGTGCCAAGTCCAGGACCGGTGCGGACCGCTGAACGGAGAAGGACTGGTCCTGCTCTACGGGGGGGCCCTGATCCGGTTCGTCAACCTGATCACTGAGCGGCAGCAGGGGAAATCGGCCCGCCCCCTCCGGGCGCTGGCGAGCAACCTGAACATCCCGGAGTGGGTCGTGAACCTGAGGCACGATTTCACGCACCGGAAGAAGCCCACCTTGTATTGGTGTCGGAAGGGATGCCAGGTGGCTCTGGAATGGCTGCTGCAGCAGTACTGGGCcaggcagctgggggggggtccacatcAGGACTGGGGGTCCCAGTTGGGAGGGGAGGGTGACGAGAtggagcaggaagagagagaggacgagCTCGTTGCCCGGCAAAGAGAGGCGGAGGCCTACAAGAACGCCCGAGACCTGCTGATAGCCTTTGAGAAGGAGCAGTACCGGGCTTTGGACCGGCAACCAGAAGGCAAGGAGGCGGGTCCGTGGCCCGCCCCGCTGTCAGACATGAGCTGGCTGCTGGGCGAGATCAAACGGTTCTCTCTGGAGTCCAGCGACCTGCTGATTGGTGCGTTGCTGGAGGACGGGTTTCTGGTTCCGACCGTGGAACAGCTGGCGACCTTGGGCTGTGGCTGTTGGGGCGGCGCCGCTCCCTCCGAGCCCACGCTGCCCCCGGCCTTCCTGCACTTCTGGCTGCCCCTCCTGAGGACGCTCAACTTGCCGGCCTTTATCCACCTGCTTCTGGAGAAGCTCTTCGGCGAGCTGAAGCTGCTTTCCGGCGAGCAGAACCACCACCGGGCCTTCTACATTTCGGCCTGGATCTCCCAAGTCCTCGTGTGTAACGGCATCAAAGTGGAACCCTGCATGGAGACCAAGGCTCAGAAGAAGGCCCGGGAGAGGGACCGGATCTTCGTGAACCGCATCCACCTGCGGTGGCAGCGGCTGCTCGCCGCGTGTCTGGCGGCGCCATGTTCCGGGACGCCTCACTTGCTCCGCTTGATCCTGAGCGACATGGAGCATCCGTTGCCCCCGGAAACCCAGGAGAAGCTGCTCCGGCTCTGCCGCATCTACACCCAGACGGCGCCCGGCGTGGCCCACGCGGCCCCggggcgggggcagcagcccgtGTACACGCTGGAGAGCTTTCTGCAGCGCCATCCCGGGAGCTTCCCCGCCGACGCGGAGAGGAGCGAGTCCTCCCAGGACGGGCTGGCGTGGGCGCAGGCCGAAAACGCCAAGCTGCTCGAAGGGTCTCCGTGGCAGGTGTGCGCGGATGAAGTTCAGTGGAGGGACCACCCTCTCGGGAAAGCCCCCGGCCAGTCGGACGACCCGTCCTACCTCATGGCCGAGAACTACTCCACGATGGCGGTGTCGGAGCAACCAGTGGAGCTCGAGGGCGGCGCCTCCCGCAGCCCGCCCGGCGCCGTGGGGCCGGCCAGGACGGCCGAAGGCCGTCTCTGGAGCCAGACTGACGTCAACAAACTGAAATCTGGGCTGAGACTCTTCTGA
- the haus7 gene encoding HAUS augmin-like complex subunit 7: MAGSLKEKTRGRRVYDALQAASCPWVTDPGLQEDEVLQLLTRPSQHRTNILAWTCCSINRSLCPPKEASLAPEEHGVFNREMALLGRDLLLCRAEDLDLIEGSASVHRQLTFLEQLLAVVSGGTSARPPGDAETLLDALHGAENLPHLSQMLEPTLQPWTGHVATLVQDSTPSSRPRGQEAAGVLVQDSTPSSRPRGQEAAGVLVQDSTPSSRPRGQEAAGVLVQDSTPSSRPRGQEAADVSALLQATQSALQELQSECGSWNDEAPPPSVFSPGSLRVAALDLQQLIGAFGHVFGSDLRACCSLEARSSYCTGSGVFQSVHRLLRACVTELELMQEVSEASRSLGEDLEQLQRRGQRPALRDQLEELSKRAGDFLSLLGSC, encoded by the exons ATGGCGGGATCTTTGAAAGAGAAAACTCGAGGCCGGCGTGTTTATGACGCACTGCAG GCTGCTTCCTGTCCCTGGGTCACGGATCCGGGCCTGCAGGAAGATGaagtcctgcagctgctgactCGTCCCTCGCAGCACCGCACCAACATCCTGgcctggacctgctgcag TATCAACCGGAGCCTGTGCCCCCCCAAGGAGGCTTCGCTGGCGCCTGAGGAGCACGGTGTCTTCAATCGAG AAATGGCGTTGCTTGGGCGGGACCTGCTGCTGTGCCGCGCCGAAGACCTGGACCTGATAGAG GGCAGCGCCAGTGTTCACAGGCAGCTCACCTTCCTGGAGCAGCTGTTGGCTGTCGTCTCCGGCGGGACGTCTGCCCGTCCTCCAGGCGATGCGGAGACGCTGCTGGACGCGCTCCACGGCGCCGAGAACCTCCCTCACCTGTCTCAGATGCTGGAGCCCACGCTTCAGCCGTGGACGGGACACGTTGC AACCCTCGTCCAGGACAGCACGCCGTCCTCGAGGCCGAGAGGACAAGAGGCCGCTGGTGTCCTCGTCCAGGACAGCACGCCGTCCTCGAGGCCGAGAGGACAAGAGGCCGCTGGTGTCCTCGTCCAGGACAGCACGCCGTCCTCGAGGCCGAGAGGACAAGAGGCCGCTGGTGTCCTCGTCCAGGACAGCACGCCGTCCTCGAGGCCGAGAGGACAAGAGGCCGCTGATGTCTCGGCTCTTCTCCAGGCGACCCAGTCGGCGCTGCAGGAGCTCCAGTCAGag TGCGGCTCCTGGAACGAcgaggctccgcctccgagCGTCTTCTCCCCGGGCTCGCTGCGCGTGGCGGCGCTCGAcctccagcagctgattggtGCGTTCGGCCACGTCTTCGGGAGCGACCTGAGAGCCTGCTGCAGCCTGGAGGCCAGAAGCAGCTACTGCACGGGGAGCGGCGTCTTCCAGAGCGTGCACCGGCTGCTGCGGGCCTGCGTCACG GAACTGGAGCTGATGCAGGAAGTGTCCGAAGCGTCTCGGTCTTTGGGGGAGGatctggagcagctgcagaggcgAGGACAGAGACCCGCGTTGC GGGACCAACTGGAGGAGCTTTCTAAACGGGCCGGCGACTTCCTGTCCCTGCTGGGATCCTGCTGA
- the mrpl49 gene encoding large ribosomal subunit protein mL49, protein MAAFTAGRSALRGLRQLLRAPAGPPAPSRLVAHAAPEDRQTVTESTETYRFVERLIPPTRVPDPPKHAGVAPSGWSAPPAAPPPLPYMIRRSRMHNIPVYTDVTNGSRKMTVIRKVEGDIWALDRDVKHYLKGVTGKELPTQVNDVTMTLKVKGHFDRELKDWLTTRGF, encoded by the coding sequence ATGGCGGCGTTCACCGCTGGTCGTTCTGCGCTCCGCGGGCTCCGACAGCTCCTCCGGGCCCCCGCCGGGCCTCCTGCCCCCTCCAGGCTCGTCGCTCACGCGgctccagaggacagacagacggtcaCAGAGTCCACGGAGACGTACAGGTTCGTGGAGCGGCTCATTCCACCGACGAGAGTCCCCGACCCGCCCAAGCACGCCGGGGTCGCCCCGTCCGGCTGGAGCGCGCCgcccgccgcgccgccgcctcTCCCGTACATGATCCGCCGCTCCCGGATGCACAACATCCCGGTTTACACCGACGTGACCAACGGCAGCCGCAAGATGACGGTCATACGCAAGGTGGAGGGAGACATTTGGGCGCTGGACAGGGACGTGAAGCACTATCTGAAGGGCGTGACGGGGAAAGAGCTGCCGACGCAGGTCAATGACGTCACCATGACCCTGAAGGTGAAGGGTCACTTCGACAGGGAGCTGAAGGACTGGCTGACCACCAGAGGCTTCTGA
- the crebzf gene encoding CREB/ATF bZIP transcription factor has translation MITRRRGRTASSPGVRPSEVDAAETDQELPGRPERVPADDVSVAGLEVEALFGMEDLKWTLDRDASSPFFDLDLADLDVCSAKEQDSGFDASVASSPDRMSSDLQLQNRKLQSSHTINKNAIAAKLNRLKKKEYVTSLERKVGVLATESSKLKQENTQLTQRVEELEDETRYLRAVLANESMLAQLLSRLSGMNGMKLSSSLFQGFDSNDHDYALPRKRVKVEDKDTSGGVCLHVDKNHVSVEFCTKCAESASTALKIFF, from the exons ATGATCACCAGAAGAAGAGGCCGCACCGCTAGCAGCCCCGGCGTTCGGCCTTCGGAGGTGGACGCGGCGGAAACCGACCAAGAGCTCCCGGGTCGGCCTGAGAGAGTCCCCGCCGATGACGTCAGCGTGGCTGGGTTAGAGGTCGAGGCCCTCTTTGGAATGGAAGACTTAAAATGGACACTTGACAGAGACGCCAGCTCCCCATTCTTTGATCTTGACTTGGCTGATCTGGATGTGTGCAGTGCCAAGGAACAAGATTCTGGGTTTGACGCTTCCGTGGCGTCTTCGCCAGACAGAATGTCGTCTGACTTGCAGCTCCAGAACAGGAAACTCCAATCAAGCCACACGATCAACAAAAACGCCATTGCTGCCAAACTGAACCGCCTGAAGAAGAAGGAGTACGTCACCAGCTTGGAGAGGAAGGTTGGTGTCCTGGCAACGGAGAGCAGCAAGCTCAAACAGGAGAACACCCAGCTGACCCAGAGGGTGGAGGAGTTGGAGGATGAGACCAGGTACTTGAGAGCTGTGCTGGCCAATGAGAGCATGTTAGCCCAGCTCTTGTCCAGACTAAGCGGTATGAATGGGATGAAATTATCTTCCTCGCTTTTCCAGGGGTTCGACTCAAACGACCACGACTATGCCTTACCCAGAAAGCGCGTTAAAGTGGAGGACAAAGACACGTCTGGCGGCGTGTGTCTGCATGTGGACAAGAACCACGTCTCGGTGGAGTTCTGCACTAAGTGTGCAGAGAGTGCAAGCACGGCGCTTAAAAT TTTCTTCTAG